The proteins below are encoded in one region of Bremerella sp. P1:
- the tig gene encoding trigger factor has translation MSSPETENAESAVAEAEGPKKLNLDVKVDAPSSCQRHVTVTVSREDIDRYFDVAIEDMVPNAAVPGFRKGNAPKKLVEKRFRAEVKDQVKGTLLMDSMTQATEEQSFSAISEPDFNYSAIELPEEGELTFEFDIEVRPEFDLPKWKGLKIEKPTKGFEKDDIDKHLKQVLGRYASLVPHEGAAETDDHLVCNLTFKHDGKKIEHAEEESIRLRDTLSFQDAKWEDFGKEMTGAKAGDKKTVTLTISDEAANEAMRGKEVEMEIEVLEVKRTELPEMDEAFLKQIGGFESEGDLRDYVKQDMERQLNYYQQQRLRQQITEELTKDADWELPPELLKRQAARELERAVMELRSAGFGEEDIQAHRNELRQNSMASTRKALKEHFILERIAEEENIEETQQDYDMEVMQIAMQRGESPRRIRAQLEKGGMMDVLRNQIIERKVIELIQGEATVTEVDADLQQSKTSAVNLLICGEGEAVPAAEEEAKDAE, from the coding sequence ATGAGTTCGCCTGAAACCGAAAACGCTGAAAGTGCAGTTGCTGAAGCGGAAGGCCCCAAGAAGTTGAACTTGGACGTTAAGGTCGATGCTCCTAGCTCGTGCCAGCGTCACGTCACGGTGACTGTTTCCCGTGAAGACATCGATCGCTATTTCGATGTTGCCATTGAAGACATGGTCCCCAACGCAGCTGTTCCTGGTTTCCGTAAGGGTAACGCCCCGAAGAAGCTGGTCGAGAAGCGATTCCGCGCTGAAGTGAAGGACCAGGTCAAAGGCACGCTGCTCATGGACAGCATGACCCAGGCCACCGAAGAACAATCGTTCTCGGCCATTAGCGAGCCTGACTTCAACTACTCGGCCATCGAACTGCCCGAAGAAGGTGAACTGACCTTCGAGTTCGATATCGAAGTCCGTCCTGAATTCGACCTGCCGAAATGGAAGGGGCTGAAGATCGAGAAGCCAACCAAGGGCTTCGAGAAGGACGACATCGACAAGCACCTGAAGCAGGTTCTGGGTCGTTACGCTTCGCTGGTTCCGCACGAAGGTGCCGCTGAAACCGACGATCACCTGGTGTGCAACCTGACCTTCAAGCACGATGGCAAGAAGATCGAACACGCCGAAGAAGAATCGATCCGCCTGCGTGATACGCTCAGCTTCCAGGACGCCAAGTGGGAAGACTTCGGTAAGGAAATGACCGGAGCCAAAGCAGGCGACAAGAAGACCGTGACCCTGACCATCAGCGACGAAGCTGCCAACGAAGCAATGCGTGGCAAAGAAGTCGAGATGGAAATCGAGGTCCTTGAAGTCAAGCGAACCGAACTGCCGGAAATGGACGAAGCGTTCCTGAAGCAGATCGGCGGCTTTGAAAGCGAAGGCGACCTGCGTGACTATGTTAAACAAGACATGGAACGTCAGTTGAACTACTACCAGCAGCAACGCCTGCGTCAGCAAATTACCGAAGAGCTGACCAAGGACGCCGACTGGGAACTGCCGCCAGAACTGCTCAAGCGTCAAGCTGCTCGCGAACTGGAACGTGCCGTGATGGAACTTCGTTCGGCTGGTTTCGGCGAAGAAGACATCCAGGCTCACCGCAACGAGCTGCGTCAAAACAGCATGGCTTCGACCCGCAAGGCTCTGAAGGAACACTTCATCCTCGAACGAATTGCGGAAGAAGAGAACATCGAGGAAACGCAGCAAGACTACGACATGGAAGTGATGCAAATCGCGATGCAGCGAGGCGAATCGCCACGTCGGATCCGAGCTCAGCTGGAAAAGGGCGGCATGATGGACGTGCTGCGTAACCAGATCATCGAACGCAAGGTGATCGAGCTCATCCAAGGCGAAGCGACCGTCACTGAAGTGGATGCCGACCTGCAGCAAAGCAAGACCTCGGCCGTCAACCTGCTGATCTGTGGCGAAGGGGAAGCAGTCCCAGCCGCCGAAGAGGAAGCCAAGGACGCTGAATAA